One window of the Podospora pseudopauciseta strain CBS 411.78 chromosome 4, whole genome shotgun sequence genome contains the following:
- the BYE1 gene encoding Transcription factor bye1 (COG:K; EggNog:ENOG503NZY1) codes for MSDPEPRRSVRATKGQHKAHEQLDQLVEPPKKRTGGSKKGKKAAPEPEEPEEEIIRCVCGATEQDEDSGEAWIACDTCTAWQHNICMGVSQFAEDIPKNYFCEQCKPENHKELLASMERGEKLWETRRKNYEEEKTKKKKGTKKGKKRTSDLKEEASRTPQQSPPPPPPPAPEPKKEKETKASGQKRKTADGAQEKENKKLRKVTETQSVPVSTPAYTPPADLPSKATELPDSRQGVAKALVKSLVHSLGAAEKKGVVPSDGMPVSDRAERFALQIERAVYDTHPTQDSYRNQGRTLVHNLKSNLELGSRLLEGTLTPPMLAAMSTEELASKELQDQTAEMKARAEKQAIKITEDVPRIRRTHKGDEVIGDDNYAMTTEDIPSAPVRRPSAPKSEPRESSEASRARSASRGLAVDTQQSPSRADFDLNKVYSSVKSPAVSQRPAAPLAAAPATGPGVDPDVDRMLDDDGSQSPPYSPKEETDPDVAWRGNLVMNTIAEFQVTAKHIGGANPGESVGLTWDKVIPKNITVCGRIDEQAANVYLCGMRYSQVSEVIVVNLEPTSPQGKAGMQKLVEYFVNKKRYGVVDRKGLANVRDSYLVPVLPGAGGHPEFMMNLEDNFIPQSRTEPMLLAVFVYRWEDGKVQPKAPPVLTQAPVRHDYAQSPDTPTPTSASFPLANRQSSTAPAYSPTVNSGAFPNYPTPPQNSATPLQQQVVAPPPQPQEPALSPEQARRAESQRRGEAEAREVLGQYMRSPTVAFLLPQAFAMTRSEWELIRRVYEREPKAREDLPYLSQVLEREAPEEVAAGRILATLSTALEKMFDDAHASEHDWEGMGLGS; via the exons ATGTCTG ACCCAGAACCCCGCCGCTCCGTCAGAGCGACAAAGGGCCAGCACAAGGCCCACGAACAGCTCGACCAGCTCGTCGAACCGCCAAAGAAGCGAACCGGCGGCtccaagaagggcaagaaggctGCCCCCGAACCCGAAGAaccagaggaggagatcatcCGCTGCGTGTGCGGCGCCACCGAGCAAGATGAGGACTCTGGCGAAGCCTGGATCGCTTGCGACACCTGTACCGCCTGGCAACACAACATCTGCATGGGGGTGAGCCAGTTCGCCGAAGACATACCTAAGAATTATTTCTGCGAACAGTGCAAGCCAGAGAACCACAAGGAGCTGTTGGCCAGCATGGAGAGGGGCGAGAAGCTCTGGGAAACACGGCGCAAGAACTATGAAGAGGAaaagaccaagaagaagaagggcaccaagaagggcaagaagcgAACAAGTGACCTCAAGGAGGAAGCATCGCGGACGCCACAGCagtcaccgccaccacctcctccaccggcacCCGAACctaagaaggaaaaggaaaccAAGGCATCGGGTCAGAAGCGGAAAACCGCCGACGGGGctcaggagaaggagaacaag aAGCTTCGCAAAGTCACCGAGACACAGTCTGTTCCGGTATCTACACCGGCTTATACCCCTCCTGCCGACCTCCCTTCCAAAGCCACCGAGCTGCCAGACAGTCGGCAGGGTGTGGCTAAGGCGCTCGTGAAGTCTCTTGTGCACTCGCTTGGCGCGGCAGAAAAGAAGGGTGTTGTTCCCTCCGATGGGATGCCTGTCAGTGATCGTGCCGAAAGGTTTGCGCTCCAGATCGAGCGCGCCGTCTACGATACCCATCCCACCCAGGACTCCTACCGCAACCAGGGCAGGACTCTTGTCCACAACCTCAAGTCCAACCTCGAACTGGGATCCCGGCTGCTGGAAGGGACTCTGACACCGCCCATGCTGGCTGCCATGTCTACGGAAGAGCTGGCATCCAAGGAGCTCCAGGATCAGACAGCCGAAATGAAGGCCCGGGCCGAGAAGCAAGCCATCAAGATCACCGAGGATGTGCCCCGGATACGGAGAACGCACAAGGGCGACGAGGTGATTGGCGACGACAACTATGCCATGACCACGGAAGACATCCCGTCAGCTCCCGTGCGTCGACCTAGCGCCCCCAAGTCGGAACCTAGAGAGTCGTCGGAAGCGAGCCGTGCCAGGTCGGCATCTCGAGGGTTGGCTGTCGACACGCAGCAGTCACCCAGTCGCGCCGACTTTGATCTGAACAAGGTCTACTCCAGTGTCAAATCGCCAGCCGTTTCTCAACGCCCGGCTGCTCCCCTTGCTGCCGCGCCCGCAACCGGTCCCGGCGTGGACCCAGATGTTGATCGCAtgcttgatgatgacgggagCCAGTCACCGCCATATTCGCCAAAAGAAGAGACGGATCCGGATGTGGCGTGGCGTGGGAATCTGGTCATGAACACCATTGCCGAGTTCCAAGTCACCGCGAAGCACATTGGCGGTGCGAACCCCGGAGAGAGCGTTGGTTTAACGTGGGATAAGGTCATCCCAAAGAACATTACCGTCTGCGGGCGCATAGATGAGCAAGCAGCCAATGTGTATCTTTGCGGAATGCGCTACAGCCAAGTCTCCGAGGTCATCGTGGTGAACCTGGAGCCAACATCCCCTCAAGGCAAGGCCGGCATGCAGAAGCTTGTCGAGTATTTTGTTAACAAGAAGAGATATGGTGTGGTGGACCGCAAGGGGCTGGCAAACGTCCGAGACAGCTATCTCGTGCCCGTCCTACCCGGTGCAGGTGGCCACCCTGAGTTTATGATGAATCTGGAGGACAACTTCATCCCGCAGTCAAGAACCGAGCCGATGTTGCTCGCCGTATTTGTCTATCGATGGGAAGACGGCAAAGTACAACCAAAGGCCCCCCCAGTGCTGACGCAGGCCCCGGTTCGACACGACTACGCGCAGTCTCCTGACACACCGACTCCCACATCAGCAAGCTTCCCGCTGGCCAACCGCCAATCCAGCACAGCGCCAGCCTACTCACCCACGGTGAATTCAGGGGCATTCCCGAACTATCCGACTCCTCCCCAGAACAGCGCCACtcccctccagcagcaggtgGTGGCGCCTCCCCCACAGCCCCAAGAGCCAGCCCTGAGTCCGGAGCAGGCTCGCAGGGCGGAGTCACAGCGGCGAGGAGAGGCCGAAGCCCGGGAGGTACTTGGCCAGTACATGAGAAGTCCGACGGTTGCGTTCCTTCTTCCTCAGGCCTTTGCCATGACGCGCTCGGAGTGGGAACTCATAAGGAGGGTATACGAGCGTGAACCCAAAGCCAGAGAAGATCTGCCGTACCTTAGTCAGGTTCTGGAACGAGAGGCTCCG GAGGAAgtggcggcggggaggatATTGGCGACGCTCAGCACTGCTCTTGAGAAGATGTTTGACGACGCTCACGCGAGCGAACATGATTGGGAAGgaatggggttggggagttga